The proteins below come from a single Manduca sexta isolate Smith_Timp_Sample1 chromosome 3, JHU_Msex_v1.0, whole genome shotgun sequence genomic window:
- the LOC115453690 gene encoding protein transport protein Sec24D isoform X1: MMNPQYPPPGQNNNAPNNPLYPPTSQDYNGVNANYRQLSPTGMQDPFNDMSQKMSNMGLNGSQPSSIPSSQLPPGQYPPNYGPGQVQKPGPPGPMPGRPPVSGAQYPPMGQNPPSSTPGPVPTSLPQGFDMMNQQRPPSVQPSQGTPPMSQAQGPPGHMPPGHGQMPPGPGQMPHVPGQMPPVPGQIPPGPGQMPPGPGQMPPGPGQMPPGPGQMPPGPGQMPPGPGQMPPGPGQIPANSQAGLPPQPGMMGRQGMPPPPPAQSKPGMPPQPMGGPPQPGPPGMPPQSMSQGGMPAQPGMMSQPGLPPQSRASQLPGPPGQLPGHQGLPPQPGQMHGPGYPPQPGMPPQPGPGQQPLQRSGFPPQPGPPGQPPQQGPPQPGMMPPGQPGLPPQPGQPGIPPHAQSGPGQPGLPPARQGQPGLPPQPGMPPQPGGPGMPGLPPQPGPPGPPGQQFQQMPGLPHMPPPLSQRQFPGAPPVSQPGFGQPPGPPASAPYPGMPPNQPHQTQPLPGQGMFPGQQPSGYPPQYQPPYPGQQPPYPGQQYQPQPPTKQLDPDQMPSPIQAILEDQQNRSGVFVTNDKGLVPPLVTTNFVVDDKGNASPRYIRSSMYSVPVTADLLKQTSMPFALVISPMAETVGAEQEPPLLDFAALTGSPAMGPVRCCRCKAYMCPYMKFIDAGRHFKCAFCKATTEVPMEYTQYVTSMQQYGRVPAEMALGTYEIVATKEYCRNNTLPNPPALVFVIDVSYNSIKNGMLSTICENIMDVIEALPKDEQTGKSWTRVGFITYSSTVHFYNIKGSLAQPQMMSVGDVGDMFVPLLEGFLVYPEESGPVLQALLQQLPVMFNDNKETETILLPAVQAGLEALKAADTSGQLFVFHTTLPTYNAPGKLINREDRKLLGTEKEKQILSPQTTAYNETGQACSAAGVAVEMFVCNNAYVDAATIGQLPRLTGGQLHKYTYFTAETDGARLLWDVRRAATRNTAHDAVMRVRTSTGVRPTDFFGHFFMSNTTDVELAAVDADKAIGIEVKHDDKLTAEDGVYIQAALLYTHRSGQRRLRVINLSLSLAQQLADVYRSMELDTTINFLTKQAVWALREAAPRAVREALSARCARSLAAYRRHCASPSPAGQLVLPESMKLLPLYTNCLLRSDAVAGGPDITCDDRSCAMYRALTADVPQSVVLTYPRLLPLHPLADAPDAAPAPLRASVDRMNDHGVYLLENGVHMLLWVGSAAPAQFTADVFGVSSPQQLDPQVCELPDRHNATSQAVRAILHDAREKRRSCMRLTIMRQHDKLETVLRHFLVEDRGVDGSPSYVDYLCHVHKEIRQLL, translated from the exons ATGATGAATCCTCAATACCCGCCACCGGGTCAAAACAATAATGCGCCGAACAACCCCCTCTATCCCCCCACTTCTCAAGACTACAATGGGGTTAATGCTAACTACAGGCAATTATCGCCTACAGGCATGCAGGATCCCTTCAATGACATGAGCCAGAAGATGTCCAACATGGGTCTGAATGGGTCTCAACCCTCTTCGATACCGTCCTCCCAATTGCCTCCAGGGCAATATCCTCCAAATTATGGACCTGGACAAGTTCAGAAGCCCGGACCTCCAGGCCCAATGCCAGGCAGGCCACCAGTTAGTGGAGCACAGTATCCTCCAATGGGTCAAAACCCACCCTCATCGACGCCAGGACCCGTGCCGACATCACTTCCTCAGGGCTTCGATATGATGAATCAGCAACGGCCACCAAGTGTACAGCCTAGTCAAGGAACGCCTCCAATGAGTCAAGCGCAAGGTCCACCAGGCCATATGCCACCTGGGCATGGGCAGATGCCTCCGGGGCCTGGGCAAATGCCTCATGTACCGGGACAGATGCCACCAGTACCGGGTCAAATACCACCTGGACCTGGGCAAATGCCGCCAGGGCCAGGACAAATGCCACCAGGGCCAGGACAAATGCCTCCAGGGCCAGGACAAATGCCGCCAGGACCAGGGCAAATGCCGCCAGGACCAGGGCAAATGCCACCAGGACCAGGGCAGATTCCAGCAAATTCACAAGCAGGTCTTCCACCACAACCTGGAATGATGGGCAGGCAGGGCATGCCCCCACCACCACCAGCTCAATCAAAGCCAGGAATGCCTCCACAGCCTATGGGAGGTCCACCCCAACCTGGACCACCCGGTATGCCGCCACAGAGTATGTCGCAAGGTGGTATGCCTGCACAACCAGGCATGATGTCACAGCCTGGACTACCGCCACAGTCAAGAGCTAGTCAATTACCGGGACCACCTGGACAGCTACCAGGTCATCAAGGATTGCCACCACAACCAGGTCAAATGCATGGGCCTGGCTATCCACCTCAGCCAGGCATGCCACCGCAACCTGGTCCTGGACAGCAGCCCTTGCAACGATCTGGATTTCCCCCGCAGCCGGGACCGCCTGGGCAGCCGCCGCAACAGGGACCTCCGCAACCCGGAATGATGCCACCTGGACAACCGGGACTACCTCCTCAGCCTGGCCAACCCGGTATTCCACCACATGCTCAGTCAGGACCTGGACAACCTGGTCTACCGCCAGCAAGGCAAGGACAGCCCGGGTTACCGCCTCAACCCGGTATGCCCCCGCAGCCTGGAGGACCTGGCATGCCAGGTCTCCCACCCCAGCCTGGTCCGCCAGGTCCGCCCGGCCAGCAGTTCCAGCAGATGCCAGGTTTACCGCACATGCCGCCACCTCTATCTCAGAGACAATTCCCTGGTGCACCACCAGTCAGTCAGCCAGGATTTGGTCAACCACCTGGCCCACCTGCCAGTGCTCCATATCCTG GTATGCCACCAAACCAGCCCCATCAAACTCAGCCGCTGCCAGGCCAGGGAATGTTCCCTGGCCAGCAACCGTCAGGGTACCCGCCGCAGTACCAGCCTCCGTACCCTGGACAACAGCCGCCGTATCCTGGACAGCAGTATCAACCGCAGCCGCCGACCAAGCAGCTTGACCCGGATCAGATGCCTAGTCCG ATTCAAGCTATCTTAGAAGACCAGCAGAACCGCAGCGGCGTGTTCGTGACGAACGACAAGGGCCTCGTGCCGCCGCTCGTCACCACCAACTTCGTCGTCGACGATAAAGGGAACGCAA GTCCCAGGTACATAAGAAGTTCCATGTACTCGGTGCCGGTTACCGCCGATCTTCTGAAGCAGACCTCGATGCCTTTCGCTTTAGTC ATCTCTCCCATGGCGGAGACAGTGGGAGCGGAGCAGGAGCCCCCGCTGCTGGACTTCGCGGCGCTGACGGGCTCCCCCGCCATGGGCCCGGTGCGCTGCTGCCGCTGCAAGGCCTACATGTGCCCCTACATGAAGTTCATCGACGCCGGACGACATTTCAAGTGCGCCTTCTGCAAGGCCACTACTgaag TGCCGATGGAGTACACGCAGTACGTGACGAGCATGCAGCAGTACGGGCGCGTGCCGGCGGAGATGGCGCTCGGCACGTACGAGATCGTCGCCACTAAAGAGTACTGTAGG AACAACACACTGCCGAACCCGCCTGCGCTAGTATTCGTGATCGACGTGTCGTACAACTCCATCAAGAACGGCATGCTCAGCACCATATGCGAAAACATCATGGACGTTATAGAG GCATTGCCAAAAGACGAGCAGACTGGCAAGAGCTGGACACGCGTCGGCTTCATCACTTACAGCTCCACAGTACACTTCTATAACATCAAG GGTTCCCTAGCCCAGCCGCAGATGATGTCGGTGGGTGACGTGGGAGATATGTTTGTTCCCCTACTGGAAGGGTTCCTGGTATATCCTGAGGAGAGTGGTCCGGTGCTCCAGGCATTGCTGCAGCAGTTACCGGTCATGTTCAACGATAACAAGGAGACGGAGACCATACTGCTACCTGCTGTGCAG GCGGGTCTGGAAGCCTTGAAAGCGGCCGACACTTCAGGCCAGCTGTTCGTGTTCCACACCACCCTGCCCACCTACAACGCGCCAGGGAAACTCATCAACAGAGAGGACAGGAAACTATTGGGAACTGAGAAGGAGAAACAGATACTAA GTCCGCAAACGACAGCGTACAACGAGACGGGGCAGGCGTGCAGCGCGGCCGGCGTGGCGGTGGAGATGTTCGTCTGCAACAACGCGTACGTCGACGCCGCCACCATCGGACAGCTGCCGCGGCTCACCGGCGGCCAGCTCCACAAGTACACCTACTTCACC GCGGAGACGGACGGCGCGCGACTGCTGTGGGACGTGCGGCGCGCCGCCACGCGCAACACCGCACACGACGCCGTCATGCGCGTGCGCACGTCCACTGGTGTACGGCCAACTGACTTCTTCGGACACTTCTTCATGTCCAACACCACGGACGTCGAACTTGCCGCCGTTG ACGCGGACAAGGCGATAGGTATCGAGGTGAAACACGACGACAAATTAACCGCCGAGGACGGCGTCTATATCCAAGCGGCGTTGCTGTACACGCACCGCTCGGGCCAGCGGCGCCTGCGCGTCATCAACCTGTCGCTGTCGCTGGCGCAGCAGCTCGCCGACGTCTACCGCTCCATGGAGCTGGACACCACCATCAACTTCCTTACTAAACAAG CGGTGTGGGCGCTGCGCGAGGCGGCGCCGCGCGCGGTGCGCGAGGCCCTGTCGGCGCGGTGCGCGCGCTCGCTGGCCGCCTACCGCCGCCACTGCGCCTCGCCCTCGCCCGCCGGCCAGCTCGTGCTGCCCGAGTCCATGAAGCTGCTGCCGCTCTACACCAACTGCCTGCTGCGCTCCGACGCCGTCGCCGGCG GTCCAGACATAACGTGCGACGACCGTTCGTGTGCGATGTACCGCGCGCTCACGGCGGACGTGCCGCAGTCGGTGGTGCTGACGTACCCGCGCCTGCTGCCGCTGCACCCGCTGGCGGACGCGCCCgacgccgcgcccgcgccgctgcGGGCGTCGGTCGACAGGATGAATGATCATGGCGTGTATCTGCTAG AGAACGGAGTGCACATGCTCCTGTGGGTGGGCTCGGCGGCGCCTGCGCAGTTCACGGCGGATGTGTTCGGCGTGTCGTCGCCGCAGCAGCTGGACCCGCAGGTGTGCGAGCTGCCGGACCGACACAACGCCACGAGCCAGGCCGTGCGCGCCATACTGCACGACGCCAGAGAGAAGAGACGCTCTTGCATGAGG CTAACAATAATGCGACAACACGACAAGCTGGAGACGGTGCTGCGCCACTTCCTGGTGGAGGACCGCGGCGTGGACGGCAGCCCCTCGTACGTGGACTACCTGTGCCACGTACACAAGGAGATCCGGCAGCTGCTCTAG
- the LOC115453690 gene encoding protein transport protein Sec24D isoform X2: protein MMNPQYPPPGQNNNAPNNPLYPPTSQDYNGVNANYRQLSPTGMQDPFNDMSQKMSNMGLNGSQPSSIPSSQLPPGQYPPNYGPGQVQKPGPPGPMPGRPPVSGAQYPPMGQNPPSSTPGPVPTSLPQGFDMMNQQRPPSVQPSQGTPPMSQAQGPPGHMPPGHGQMPPGPGQMPHVPGQMPPVPGQIPPGPGQMPPGPGQMPPGPGQMPPGPGQMPPGPGQMPPGPGQMPPGPGQIPANSQAGLPPQPGMMGRQGMPPPPPAQSKPGMPPQPMGGPPQPGPPGMPPQSMSQGGMPAQPGMMSQPGLPPQSRASQLPGPPGQLPGHQGLPPQPGQMHGPGYPPQPGMPPQPGPGQQPLQRSGFPPQPGPPGQPPQQGPPQPGMMPPGQPGLPPQPGQPGIPPHAQSGPGQPGLPPARQGQPGLPPQPGMPPQPGGPGMPGLPPQPGPPGPPGQQFQQMPGLPHMPPPLSQRQFPGAPPVSQPGFGQPPGPPASAPYPGMPPNQPHQTQPLPGQGMFPGQQPSGYPPQYQPPYPGQQPPYPGQQYQPQPPTKQLDPDQMPSPIQAILEDQQNRSGVFVTNDKGLVPPLVTTNFVVDDKGNASPRYIRSSMYSVPVTADLLKQTSMPFALVISPMAETVGAEQEPPLLDFAALTGSPAMGPVRCCRCKAYMCPYMKFIDAGRHFKCAFCKATTEVPMEYTQYVTSMQQYGRVPAEMALGTYEIVATKEYCRNNTLPNPPALVFVIDVSYNSIKNGMLSTICENIMDVIEALPKDEQTGKSWTRVGFITYSSTVHFYNIKGSLAQPQMMSVGDVGDMFVPLLEGFLVYPEESGPVLQALLQQLPVMFNDNKETETILLPAVQAGLEALKAADTSGQLFVFHTTLPTYNAPGKLINREDRKLLGTEKEKQILSPQTTAYNETGQACSAAGVAVEMFVCNNAYVDAATIGQLPRLTGGQLHKYTYFTAETDGARLLWDVRRAATRNTAHDAVMRVRTSTGVRPTDFFGHFFMSNTTDVELAAVDADKAIGIEVKHDDKLTAEDGVYIQAALLYTHRSGQRRLRVINLSLSLAQQLADVYRSMELDTTINFLTKQAVWALREAAPRAVREALSARCARSLAAYRRHCASPSPAGQLVLPESMKLLPLYTNCLLRSDAVAGGPDITCDDRSCAMYRALTADVPQSVVLTYPRLLPLHPLADAPDAAPAPLRASVDRMNDHGVYLLENGVHMLLWVGSAAPAQFTADVFGVSSPQQLDPQVCELPDRHNATSQAVRAILHDAREKRRSCMRLSVVQQNSKEEASFRRLLVEDRGFSAGDSYVEYLMATHKSVQKMI, encoded by the exons ATGATGAATCCTCAATACCCGCCACCGGGTCAAAACAATAATGCGCCGAACAACCCCCTCTATCCCCCCACTTCTCAAGACTACAATGGGGTTAATGCTAACTACAGGCAATTATCGCCTACAGGCATGCAGGATCCCTTCAATGACATGAGCCAGAAGATGTCCAACATGGGTCTGAATGGGTCTCAACCCTCTTCGATACCGTCCTCCCAATTGCCTCCAGGGCAATATCCTCCAAATTATGGACCTGGACAAGTTCAGAAGCCCGGACCTCCAGGCCCAATGCCAGGCAGGCCACCAGTTAGTGGAGCACAGTATCCTCCAATGGGTCAAAACCCACCCTCATCGACGCCAGGACCCGTGCCGACATCACTTCCTCAGGGCTTCGATATGATGAATCAGCAACGGCCACCAAGTGTACAGCCTAGTCAAGGAACGCCTCCAATGAGTCAAGCGCAAGGTCCACCAGGCCATATGCCACCTGGGCATGGGCAGATGCCTCCGGGGCCTGGGCAAATGCCTCATGTACCGGGACAGATGCCACCAGTACCGGGTCAAATACCACCTGGACCTGGGCAAATGCCGCCAGGGCCAGGACAAATGCCACCAGGGCCAGGACAAATGCCTCCAGGGCCAGGACAAATGCCGCCAGGACCAGGGCAAATGCCGCCAGGACCAGGGCAAATGCCACCAGGACCAGGGCAGATTCCAGCAAATTCACAAGCAGGTCTTCCACCACAACCTGGAATGATGGGCAGGCAGGGCATGCCCCCACCACCACCAGCTCAATCAAAGCCAGGAATGCCTCCACAGCCTATGGGAGGTCCACCCCAACCTGGACCACCCGGTATGCCGCCACAGAGTATGTCGCAAGGTGGTATGCCTGCACAACCAGGCATGATGTCACAGCCTGGACTACCGCCACAGTCAAGAGCTAGTCAATTACCGGGACCACCTGGACAGCTACCAGGTCATCAAGGATTGCCACCACAACCAGGTCAAATGCATGGGCCTGGCTATCCACCTCAGCCAGGCATGCCACCGCAACCTGGTCCTGGACAGCAGCCCTTGCAACGATCTGGATTTCCCCCGCAGCCGGGACCGCCTGGGCAGCCGCCGCAACAGGGACCTCCGCAACCCGGAATGATGCCACCTGGACAACCGGGACTACCTCCTCAGCCTGGCCAACCCGGTATTCCACCACATGCTCAGTCAGGACCTGGACAACCTGGTCTACCGCCAGCAAGGCAAGGACAGCCCGGGTTACCGCCTCAACCCGGTATGCCCCCGCAGCCTGGAGGACCTGGCATGCCAGGTCTCCCACCCCAGCCTGGTCCGCCAGGTCCGCCCGGCCAGCAGTTCCAGCAGATGCCAGGTTTACCGCACATGCCGCCACCTCTATCTCAGAGACAATTCCCTGGTGCACCACCAGTCAGTCAGCCAGGATTTGGTCAACCACCTGGCCCACCTGCCAGTGCTCCATATCCTG GTATGCCACCAAACCAGCCCCATCAAACTCAGCCGCTGCCAGGCCAGGGAATGTTCCCTGGCCAGCAACCGTCAGGGTACCCGCCGCAGTACCAGCCTCCGTACCCTGGACAACAGCCGCCGTATCCTGGACAGCAGTATCAACCGCAGCCGCCGACCAAGCAGCTTGACCCGGATCAGATGCCTAGTCCG ATTCAAGCTATCTTAGAAGACCAGCAGAACCGCAGCGGCGTGTTCGTGACGAACGACAAGGGCCTCGTGCCGCCGCTCGTCACCACCAACTTCGTCGTCGACGATAAAGGGAACGCAA GTCCCAGGTACATAAGAAGTTCCATGTACTCGGTGCCGGTTACCGCCGATCTTCTGAAGCAGACCTCGATGCCTTTCGCTTTAGTC ATCTCTCCCATGGCGGAGACAGTGGGAGCGGAGCAGGAGCCCCCGCTGCTGGACTTCGCGGCGCTGACGGGCTCCCCCGCCATGGGCCCGGTGCGCTGCTGCCGCTGCAAGGCCTACATGTGCCCCTACATGAAGTTCATCGACGCCGGACGACATTTCAAGTGCGCCTTCTGCAAGGCCACTACTgaag TGCCGATGGAGTACACGCAGTACGTGACGAGCATGCAGCAGTACGGGCGCGTGCCGGCGGAGATGGCGCTCGGCACGTACGAGATCGTCGCCACTAAAGAGTACTGTAGG AACAACACACTGCCGAACCCGCCTGCGCTAGTATTCGTGATCGACGTGTCGTACAACTCCATCAAGAACGGCATGCTCAGCACCATATGCGAAAACATCATGGACGTTATAGAG GCATTGCCAAAAGACGAGCAGACTGGCAAGAGCTGGACACGCGTCGGCTTCATCACTTACAGCTCCACAGTACACTTCTATAACATCAAG GGTTCCCTAGCCCAGCCGCAGATGATGTCGGTGGGTGACGTGGGAGATATGTTTGTTCCCCTACTGGAAGGGTTCCTGGTATATCCTGAGGAGAGTGGTCCGGTGCTCCAGGCATTGCTGCAGCAGTTACCGGTCATGTTCAACGATAACAAGGAGACGGAGACCATACTGCTACCTGCTGTGCAG GCGGGTCTGGAAGCCTTGAAAGCGGCCGACACTTCAGGCCAGCTGTTCGTGTTCCACACCACCCTGCCCACCTACAACGCGCCAGGGAAACTCATCAACAGAGAGGACAGGAAACTATTGGGAACTGAGAAGGAGAAACAGATACTAA GTCCGCAAACGACAGCGTACAACGAGACGGGGCAGGCGTGCAGCGCGGCCGGCGTGGCGGTGGAGATGTTCGTCTGCAACAACGCGTACGTCGACGCCGCCACCATCGGACAGCTGCCGCGGCTCACCGGCGGCCAGCTCCACAAGTACACCTACTTCACC GCGGAGACGGACGGCGCGCGACTGCTGTGGGACGTGCGGCGCGCCGCCACGCGCAACACCGCACACGACGCCGTCATGCGCGTGCGCACGTCCACTGGTGTACGGCCAACTGACTTCTTCGGACACTTCTTCATGTCCAACACCACGGACGTCGAACTTGCCGCCGTTG ACGCGGACAAGGCGATAGGTATCGAGGTGAAACACGACGACAAATTAACCGCCGAGGACGGCGTCTATATCCAAGCGGCGTTGCTGTACACGCACCGCTCGGGCCAGCGGCGCCTGCGCGTCATCAACCTGTCGCTGTCGCTGGCGCAGCAGCTCGCCGACGTCTACCGCTCCATGGAGCTGGACACCACCATCAACTTCCTTACTAAACAAG CGGTGTGGGCGCTGCGCGAGGCGGCGCCGCGCGCGGTGCGCGAGGCCCTGTCGGCGCGGTGCGCGCGCTCGCTGGCCGCCTACCGCCGCCACTGCGCCTCGCCCTCGCCCGCCGGCCAGCTCGTGCTGCCCGAGTCCATGAAGCTGCTGCCGCTCTACACCAACTGCCTGCTGCGCTCCGACGCCGTCGCCGGCG GTCCAGACATAACGTGCGACGACCGTTCGTGTGCGATGTACCGCGCGCTCACGGCGGACGTGCCGCAGTCGGTGGTGCTGACGTACCCGCGCCTGCTGCCGCTGCACCCGCTGGCGGACGCGCCCgacgccgcgcccgcgccgctgcGGGCGTCGGTCGACAGGATGAATGATCATGGCGTGTATCTGCTAG AGAACGGAGTGCACATGCTCCTGTGGGTGGGCTCGGCGGCGCCTGCGCAGTTCACGGCGGATGTGTTCGGCGTGTCGTCGCCGCAGCAGCTGGACCCGCAGGTGTGCGAGCTGCCGGACCGACACAACGCCACGAGCCAGGCCGTGCGCGCCATACTGCACGACGCCAGAGAGAAGAGACGCTCTTGCATGAGG CTATCGGTAGTGCAACAGAATTCCAAGGAGGAGGCTTCGTTCCGCCGCTTGCTCGTGGAGGACCGCGGCTTCAGTGCCGGCGACTCCTACGTCGAGTACCTTATGGCGACGCACAAGAGCGTCCAGAAGATGAT CTAA